tcagggataaactcaatctgctccagtttccacatcagggataaactcaatctgctccagtttccacatcagggataaactcaatctgctccagtttccacatcagggataaactcaatctgctccagtttccacatcagggataaactcaatctgctccagtttccacatcagggataaactcaatctgctccagtcaaaataaaacaaatcatgaaagaaagcctgctcattaaaacacttCAAATGTATCTTATGAATAAAACGTGGGTTTGTCTTAGGAACcttagtatttctaacagcaacaacagcacaatggtcacttaaatcattacagaaaacaccaaccgcagaatatttatgtggaacatttgtcaatatcaaatcaatcagggtagattgatctgggcatttaagatttgggcgagtgggtgagttaatcaactgggtaggattcatagaattacaaaacattttttaaatcatcagaCACAGGCTTTAACGAacaccagttgagatcaccaatcAAGTTCATTTCACGGTAATTTAGAAGTTTAGACATAAGGTGTgtcaaagaagaaaatgcatcaTCGAGAAcacaggggggtctataacagccaatcacagttatagagagttatagagagaccctttgaaacgtcaatattcaaagcaagaaattccaactgtttacaTATAGTTTCAGACTTTGCCACACTTACAGGGAATTTTTGTATTTACATATATAGCCACACCCCCACCTTTCTTTAATCAGTGCGATAAACATTGTAACCACAAAAACAGACTTGCTGAGCCAGGTTTCAGAAAACACAATTACATCAGCATCAGTTGATTTAGCCCAAATCCTAACCCCATCAATTTTTGACAACAGGCTGcgtacatttaaatgaaaaataccaaaaccagatcttgatttaaaatcagagggggtttggagacattgtatatcagggccagggttaggttgcacgttacctgatatcaacaaaagAAGAATAACTAGGCACCTCGGTTTAATAACATTGTACAGCTTCTCTTTTTTAAGAGACCTACCCGCAAGCGAATTCTACAAGTGAGTTTCCAGACAATACAAAACAGTCATTTAAAACCATTAGACCTTGGTAGTGCAACAAATTTGTACTGTTCACATCATGCCACAAATACATCGGCACTTGGACGAGTGGACCGAGTGAAAAAGAGCGAGTTCCTGCAGACAAAATGTCTAATGGAcgggagagcacattgtcagatgTCCTCACCCAGCAGCAATGTTCGTTTTCTCCAGAGTTCAGTAAAGTCAGTGCAAGGTGcaatatacacaaaatagtcGTTTTCTctgacaaatgtaaaaaaatagaGACCAAAGAATGTAAGGGGAGGACAGCTGTATGTATGAGTCTGAATGTGAGTATTTGCGCGTGTGAGTAGATTGGGTGTTGAGGTCGTAGGTACAACTGTAAGCAATTCCGATCTCAAATGTCTGTTTAATGTgagaaacaacatgaaaaacacctgttagaccattacaatgcggactgtcatgcatttttactattaccaacaagacaacgaagtgATACGTGTCATGGAGACTTATAACGGATACTTTCCAAACACCAAAAGTTCCCGCGCTGGGCGATactgtttactacactattatTCATACAATCCAAATCATACTCTTATTTTTAACCGAATATCTTTGCAAAGGTGTTCCTTGTGTCAATTTAGAGCTTGGaaatattgtaatattgttgaTTTCAGCGATCCTAAGGTCCACAGCATCGTGGAGAGAGCTGTGAGGAGCATTCTGGGTGAGCAGTCCAAAGAGCCCAGTAGCAACCTGCTCAGCCCATctcaggtggtggtggaggtggtgcccAGGCTCCTCCTGGCCCTGTGGCTTCAGCCAGAGGAAGGCCATTCAGAGCACCCAATCCTTATAAGCGGGATGGCCGTGGGCATGGTGGCGGCCGTAGTGGAGAAGCTCTCCTGCATGTTAAAGGACCCTTCCCCTCACATCCCTTTCTCCCGGGCTGCTGCTTTTGACTCTGTGTGGTCGATCCTCGGGAGAATCAGTCAGTCCTTCTCCACCGATGACCTGCAGAGCCCTTTTTATACGAgctctgtttgtgcctttgtggcGGACGAGGTGCAGAGCTGCTTCCAGCCCCCTGCAGCCACCCTACCAGTCCCCACTGTCCTCGCGGTGGCCGCTTCCACCACACTACCAActgacatccaagcaggtgagtagcactgatagagagcactctgacagaTGCCTGTTCTGATGACATCTTGGTTCCTTGTAGTAGTAGAGCTCATCAGGATTGTTGTTGTCACCCATAACACAgacccggcttcttcccacctcgAGGTTgtagacatcaccactaacacagaggcatatcaggcttcttcccacctggaggttgtggacatcaccactaacacagaggcagacccaggttcttcccacctggaggttgaggacatcaccactaacacagaggcagatcaggcttcttcccacctggaggttgtggacatcaccactaacacagaggcagacccaggttcttcccacctggaggttgaggacatcaccactaacacagaggcagacccaggttcttcccacctggaggttgaggacatcaccactaacacagaggcataTCAGGCTTCTTTCCACCTGGAGGTTgtagacatcaccactaacacagagacagatcagGCTTCTTTCCACCTGAATGTTGTGGACATCACCAgtaacacagaggcagacccaGGTTCTTCCCATCTGAATGTTGTGGACATCAcctctaacacagaggcagatccggcttcttcccacctgaatGTTGTGGACATCGCCTCTAATACAGAGGCAgacccggcttcttcccacctgaatGTTGTGGACATAACCCCTAATACAGAGGCAgagcccatctcttccctcttggaGGTTGTGGACGTCACACCTGAAGAAAGGACTCTCACGATGGCCGTCTTCGCCACTCTGccagctgacatccaagcaggtgagtaacacttagagagcactctgacaggtgTCGTTTGTCATGACATCTTAGCAGAACCTTTCAACTGGCCAGTGTTAAGAAGCTACGGTTTGCATTAGTTTACATTCTGATCCTCTTTTTTCCCTTTCcagaggatgttgctgtggtcaTCCCGGATGTCACCCCACACGTCACCAAGGACGTAACACTGGATGTTCCATGCAGAGCTAGGAAAGGGGCAGTCCGGCGATTATTTTGCAGGCTTTGGAGGGCAGTGTGCTGCTGCGCCTGccacaaggaagaggaggaacaataTTAATTATTCATCACACCTGCAGAAAAGGGATTGAACCATAGAGCATTAAATGATTCACATTATAATTGAACTCAATTCTGCTTTTCTTCTGTTTACTACTTAATTTCTTAACTTTTCTATAAACTTTCACTTTGCAAGTGTGGATTAGGTTGTGTAAATAAGTGGGACACATCCCAATGTTGATGCTTTGAATAATTTgctttgtacatttaaaaaaaacatgtcttaTTTGACAACAAAAACAGAGGGCGCTGAACCAACGTTGAGTTGAGGTGCAACCAAATATTTGAATCAtcatagaaaaggaaaaagcccaactcttgctcactataaaaaatgcattgttttattcaAGCAAGGTTAAAAGATTAACGTTTCGGCCTAGTCTTTGACGATATGCAAGTTCTATCTGCCCAGTAAAAGGGTGACCCAGACTCACCCTGGTTCTTGAGGgttgaagacagtgaaaaatgatcATTAAGTAAATGGGACTTGCTAGGCCTGAAAgccctctgcctctacctctgtgTGGTTCATCTCAACTAAGAGCTTGTGTGGGTTGTCTTTCTCTGTGGGTGTGAATCACTatgacctctccctctgcctgccatttGGCTGATCAGAAGCCATCTGCTCTTTCTTGCTCACATGAACAGGAGGAATGGCCTCTGGGGTAACCTCCATCTATCTAATGCCTCTTCCACCTCCACTTTCTGGCTGTGTTTGATTGAGgtcactcgttctctctccctgggtgttggatagttcctcctcctctgtgtctttgtgagggtGGAGGGAGTTATCCTGTTCCGGCGCCCTCTAAGGGTGTGCATCATAAACTCTTTCGGTGTGTTGAAGGGTTCAGTGGTTTTGGAGGGAGTCTGAAGTTCGATCTCTAGCGAtaagtgtaggggctgtcccgtGGTGGTGTCCCCCTCCCTCCAAAGGAGGAGCAACTGAGACATGTGATGAGGCCAAGGAAGATCACTCTGCAAGGACGGGATAGGACACATCACAACACTGCAGCTCATTCATATTCAAACACACCTCAGAGTACGGACACAaacatggacccccccccccccccccccccacacacacatagacaatgAATTTACCTGTACATATCAGAATCATAGCTAGACCAAATATTTAAGtccctttgaacagagtatggtagaagtttgtgtcaagaactgccatGCTGTtggatttttcacactcaacacttTTCCCtgagtatcaacaatggtccaccaccaagggGGGGAaactcaataggaaggtgttcttaatgttttgttcactcagtgtagatCATTCCCTAGCATATACTTTCATTTGTATGCGTACTGATACTGTAAATACACAAATTATATTAATGTTATCTACAATATATTATAATACCGTAAGCCaccctgctgcaggggcatttcctCCTACAATTTTGAGCTGATTTTCTTCACTTTAGCAATATTTTGTATCTTTGTtcattttcacatttattgtgttTGGAATGGCACTGTTACTACAGGAGATGATGCTATCATAAAGTATTAGATGTATGTATGTAGGATAATTACCCATAATGCTCACTGACAGAATTTCCTAGTTCTGACTTGAAGGGCCATCTATGATGTAGGGCAGGTCAGTAACCAAATGATTTTACTGTGCCCAGTCGCACACAGACTTTTATGGTCACACAAGTTGCCACCGGTGGATTCAAAATGAGTAGCCTAACAATTATTTACATGGCCCCAGGTACATTTGCAACCAAATTATTTTTCTGTGAGAAATCAATAATAGTTAAACACATAGGATAACAGTCAGCAATTGACAGTGAGCAATGAGCAAGATAAGCATAGACGGGAAGTTGACAATAGCTTATTATTAGTGTAAATTAATCAGATCCAATGATTTACCGCCCTTAGGGTGGGGTACCGCTAGTCATCATTATTATAATCACCATCTCAatcattatcaccataccatcataGACTTATTCTTCTGTACCTGAGACTCATCTGACACTACCTTAGACATGGCAGTCTGCAACTCAATACACTGCCCCTGCATGGTGTTCAGCGTCCCCTGCATGTGGTTAATCGACTGCTTAACATCGTTCAGCAGGATCTGAATCTCAAGCCTGCAAGAAATCAGGTGGTTCAACACACTGAGATGGCGAGAGGCTTCAGACCATGCCCATTGGACCATCTTTAGGATTCGTTCTCACTTAACACCAATCTAATTAGGAATGTAACTTTGTGCAGAAGATGTTACTATAGTGTTATTTAGAAGAGAAAAAGTGTACTTTGTCAGGCGCCAAAAGGATGACGGCATGTCTCCCTGCTCCAGTGAGCTCTGCTGGCAGGTCTTGCTCACTGTTGGAGAAACAGGAGCCAAATTAGAGGAAAATATCTATGGTTGTTCAGCAATGAAACGTTCATGACATAATGGGGATTGTCCTTCCCTGTGAAAAGAATAACAGCTGGGGTTTACTTTCTCACTATTAGATCATGTAATACAATCTTTAAACCCATCAGAAGTGTAGTGCTTACCTCCATTAAAACATTGGTCCATGTTATTTAGGCTATAGCTTGACGCATATCCTTACCTTGGACAAGCGTATCCAAAAGGCCTGTCCAGTCGTGCGTGAAGATACCTTTAGGCAGATAAAAGCGCGGTACGGGTTGAGACATGCTCGGTAATGTGAATCTGTAACACTGAtataaaaacacgttttcatttATAATTTACACTGTAGAATGACCTGCAAGCCAATCAGAATCTAGTTTTAAACAACACTGTGGGTTCCATGGAACGTCACAAACATATTAGGCCACTTGCTTCCCAGATTACAGTCACTGAACATGGGTTTAATAGCTATAATGGCTATATGTACACTATATGCACATCGTATTGAATTGAGATTACATTTACTGCATCACTGTAATTATGTAGCCTAATCCTATGGGGATcatatgtgaaatgtcagaatcatGGCACATGAAAACATAATGAAATTGACTGCAGATTATAAAATTCACTGTGACACAATATCCATGTAATTCCAATTAAATTactttgaaccaacgtggaataaacattgaattgatgtatgtgcccagtgggaagtgatCAATTCGAAATGattgaatacatacagtattacaaagAAGGAGATACAAAAATTGCTTAGAAAAGCTTGAAAAAGTCTCATTTCCCCGGGCCACTCAAAAGTCAAATGTATGTACGCATTACAGTACATCGCTGTGTAAATGATGTGCAGGAGAGCTCCATGAAATCAGTGACATGGTCAAGATGGCGACATGAGAGGGTGGAACATTTCTAGCTGAGGAACAATTTTTGGGTTCTCTGATAAAGTTTATAGTTTTAGACTGCAGTTGGAATTTGTTTTTCGTTTTCACAAAAAACGATATCTAACCATACAATGAATAATTTTGTAATTTATCAACCCATTGACATATTTTTGACGATTTCCAACGAACAAGCTAGCTATCGAAACGTTTCAGCGTGTGCCGTTAAGTTAGCCTGCTAACGTCTTCATAGCTAGTAGCATGTAATCAGGACATGACCAAACTgttgctgagataatggatgttgAAACTTCCAAGGAGAAAAGAGGCATTGTTGAAACTCACTCATATGCTTGCAGTGTAAAAAAGGGGGGTGAATGCGATTCATACCCGaataccccaaccaaggagcaactTCCAAAGAAGCTGAGAAGTGAACCATCAATGAGCCAGCTACAGGACAACATCGTCCGCATCCTCACGGCTAAAATCAAAGAGAGTACAGATAACATCATGAATTTGGTGTAAAAGAACACTGTCAGTATCGTTAACCTGAAGAAATCGATTGATTTCAGTGCTGAGGAAGTAAAAACTCTGAAGCAGCAGAACGCAACATTGAACATTCAGGTTGAAAAGCAGGAGAAGAAACTCACTGAAATGGAGTCAAAAGGTAAACGAGAATGACCGGTATAGTCGGAGATGGACTCTTTCGAATTTATGGAATAGCAGAAAAACCTGACGAGAACATCAAAGCAAGACATTTGCAGGGCAATAGGAGGAGCGAAATGTTGTTGCAGGTTCTCTGGATGTAGTGCACCGCCTGGGTAGGCTGAGAGATGGGGAAAACAACCAGCCACCACGACCAGTGGTCATGAGATTCATCTCCAGTGAGGGACATGACATGGAAAAGTGCAAAGAAAAATGACTATTTAAAGAAGAACAACCTGAGGTTCAAGGAGGATCTGACAGCATTTGACAAAGAAGCTCAGAATCATCTGAGGCTGGATTTATCAAGTGAGTTGTGCAGGACTGAGTTTTATTTGCATCTGATAAAACTTTATATTTCTTGCAACTAGTAAGAACTTTTCTTTTTGTGAGACCCTGGTTCATGTGAACGTATACAAGTTTAATATTCTTCATCTAGTCACTGTGATAGTAAATGTCCATTTCTGTTTTTCTATTAATGCCAGGTGAATCGTAATATTTTTAAGAGACAGGAATGAGGTTTCTAAAGCAGTTTCCTGTATTGAAGACTTTTCCTTAGTTTCGGGTTGGAAAATGAATATCAGTAAGTCAGTCTTATTTCCATTCAAGGAGTGTGTTTTACAGGAAGTATTTGGTATCCCAATTAAAGATAAGGTTACTTATATTGAAATTGTTTTatgcaaggatgaaaaacaaaggaCTGAATTGAACGTTAACTAATTGAACCTCGGGTTGATGAGAGATATTTTGTTATACGGTCGAATATTATTATCCAAAGCTGAAGGGTTATCCAGATTGGTTTATGTCTCGCTGTCACTTGACTTACCCCCTAAAATTGTAAAGGACTTAGATACGATTATTTATAGTTTTATTTGATGTGATATCcacaaaaattatgtggatatattgaagcaacatctcaagacatcagtcaggaagttaaggcttggtcgcaagtgggtattccaaatggacaataaccccaagtatacttccaaagttgtggcaaaatgacttaaggacaacaaagtcaaggtattggagtagccatcacaagtCAGgggacttcaatcctatagaaaatgtgtgggcagaactgaaaaagcgtgtgcgagcaaggaggcctacaaacctgactcagttacaccagctctgtcaggagaaatgggccaaaattcagtaaacttattgtgggaagcttgtggaagaccaaccgaaacgtttgacccaagttaaacaatttaaaggcaatgctaccaaatactaattgagtgtatgtaaacttctgacccactgggaacgtgatgaaagaaataaaagctgaaagatataattatctctactattattctgacatttcacattcttaaaataaagtgataattctaactgacctaaaaccacgattttttactaggattaaatatcaggaattgtgaaaaactgagtttaaatgtatttggctaaggtgtatgtaaacataagacttcaactgtacctagaagtgcacactattcttattattttttaatgtatgtatatagtcaactatacaacttccactactactacactttatatcatccaataatatataattaaaaacactcaacatgaagaattaatgcaattatgttaatttcaaatattattttgaaatatagattaggtgctcttctttttatagcaggaagtaaagggactggacaaggctttgcctatagctgaaaacatcctggaaatgagcgaacgcttccttggtttcttcttggtggagcatacactctctgttcggcaggattgttgatcattgacaattgctgggggaaaaatgtaaacataacattttctttaactgaccctagttagtgtgaataattagtattgcattattattatttaaattgtaatattctacataatttacaaatgtagggcggcaggtagcctagcagtctcaatccgcctatttaacacagaagtgttacataggcccccccagggcttagactgtttagtgccagaaagaaggggataaaaacatgcaaaaaatatatatacaaccaCAGACCAAGTATAGGGCGTCGTGTTGGCtgtagggttatggtgtgggcaggcataatctacggacaacgaatacaactgcattttatcaatggcaatttgaatgcacagagataccgtcacgagatccttaggcccattgtcgtgccattcatctgccgccatcacctcatgtttcagcatgataatgcatggccccatgtcgaaaggcctgcatactcaccagacatgtcacccatttagcatgtttgtgatgctctggattgacgtgtacaacagcgtgttccagttcccaccaatattcaacaactttgcacagctattgaagaggagtgggacaacattccataggccacaatcaacagtctgatcaactctatgcgaaggagaagtgtcacgctgcatgaggcaaatggtgatcacaccagatactgactggttttctgatccacgcccctacctttttttaaggtatctgtgacgaacagatgcatatctgtattcccagtcatgtgaaatccatagataagggcctaatgaacgtatttcaattgactgatttccatatatgaactgtaactcaataaaatcttttaaattgttgcatgttgcgtttatatttatgttcagtacacatttgagtgtattgacttacctgtttcactgacggcaggggtctggttctgggaaggTGTTGGAGTGCAGTGGTTCTTCTTATTGACCTGCTTTGTACACTGGGTAACAAACAGTCATTTATACAGTAGGAGAAATTGCACACAAAGGGTATCAGTGTTCCATCATACAGTGttccatcatacagaccatcatactgtacatataatgaataaaaataatcttaaaaatgtgtattttgatgacatatgtacctttgggttgagtccacagagagcgctgaatcttcctctcttcttttcctttctACAAGTTGTTAGAATCCCAGAATTACCTACCTCGTCACTGCCAAGTACATTGTGTGATGACAACTGTGtcatggagggaggtgaagagctagcctcattgcatttagctagtagttccctagttaatgatttgaccagggcatcgtcaaatgcataatccgttgacttcattgcaacctggagcatcttctctgacccaaattcttgaagaagccccttgtagacagccttgaaaatctttttgattttcagattctgggggtatgcttgagttggttcaaggcctgaggtgccacagaactcagacaGAATCCTCTTTGTGAGAACTCTTGATGTTTCACCAATGTCAGAGGATTCCAGTAATGTGAAAGGGGTGATCATTGACAGCAGTCTAACAATCAGTAAAAGTACCAAAGAGGTGTAGTCATTGCTAGTGGAGTCAAATGATGCATGTGTATCAGAGACCATGGCTGATGGAGTTGATGGATGCACAGAGGCACTAGACATCTCCAGATCTTTGTTGTCCATCTTGGATTCCACCTCTCCTAAAACTTGAATATCCACAGTTCCACCGTTGTGTGTGCTGCTGCCAGACAGAGAGGGTCCAGGCAATGATTTGGAACTAGACTGACGGCTAGTGGTCATGAGAGCCGGTCTGTCAGAGTCAAGTGTTCCAGCATCAGTTGGGGACAACCCATTGATTATGTTCATCAACTCTGATAATTCTTCTgatgaattggaggccacagaacaggTATCCATGACCTGATCGACCATTATATTGGTGAAAAGGCTCTTTGTGTCAAAGTAAACCTGTGAGGAACTAACGGAGATGGCAGAAGAGCTCGGCATAAGCCAACTTGTTTCCTGCAGAGAATCATCAGAGCTGATAGTTTGGCAGAAATCGGATCCTTGTGATGGTGGAGGAAGCCAGAAGACAATCTGCTGTAGCAGACGTTTTATTGACTCCGTAGCAAAGGAGTATACAAGGTCAGATGGAAACTCCCTGGATTCTTCAGAAGCATTCAATCCTGTCTTCAGTTTCAAAGAATAGAGTCAGACACGCTCTTGCCAGCTGGCACAAAAAGAGCCTGGGGGGTGTTGTGACTTtttatgagctcataaactttgtcagtgagctcatgtgagaagttctgaagaccgtccctggggctgagtctcgcaagtcttcttgtaaaagaagtgacatcatctgcagtggctatgtgttccgtatcttctcttggaatgacctccataacagtgtcaactatggcagagatggttgccttgtgtaatttgttgacccttgtgaatgagttgaggagtcactcatatcaatgaccgaactcctaatgataggacaatagatttcaacaggccactcattggggactggagtgcctggaagagaatttgtaaaatcactccgggaccctctggtcatggcagaggtgatggacagggaggactttgaggaggatggccggtgtatctcgtgtccatcagttctcaccatgtcaacatcctccaacatggagcccacgatggaacgagtcaagaggcctttctctgaggtgctcatcctctctgacatagacactctcctctggattgtcatcaaagtctgactaattaaggctttggaataatttaccatgctggtctggctgccttcatgttcactgtaagtcatttgtgtagaagtagctgttctgcatatggattcggcatgtttgggggcctcaaccacattgtctaggaggacggttgttgctgggcaaaaaAATCCTTGACCTTGATGAACACATTGTTGAACAGGTTACAGTGCCTGGCCAAATGATCTTTCCTTTCACATTGGCCCTGTTCTGAACACTGACAGGAAGGTTTGAAGCTGACAGGGATCTCTCTAACTGGCCAGACACTGAAGCATCAGACATTTTAGTGATCTGGGTGAAGCTATTAAGGTCTTTAGTGATGCTTATGACGATGTTGGATGCTGCAGAATTGGTGTGCAGAGAAGAGGTGAACAAAGGTGGAGTTCCACTCTTCTGAAGGATTTTGACATCTCTATCATCACCATCGTTACTGGACTCTGCACAAATGTCTGCACTTCTACCATCAAGGCTGGTATTTACAATGCCAATTAACCCTGATTGAAGGATCCCACCAGCCATATGTGAGGCTTTCGTTTGAAACTCATCAGTACATAGTTTTGTCAAAGGCTGTGGATTTAAGACTTCTAGAGTatgcctcctcctcatcattgttGATCTCACCATGCAAATTGTCCTGTGTATTGACAGCATAGGCATCAACAGATAAATATGATTTGGAGGCGGCAGGACGTCAATCTGAGAAACAACGGCATCCAAAAGCTTGGACAGGTCTTCTGTATCTCCTTTTAGGCTAGAGAGGCATTCCTCCATGGATTCCTCAGATTGATACACAGTGAGGATCTGACTAATGACCTCCTTGGTACAGGTTTGAGGTCCGCTTGGATTTCAAGAGAATCCCTATTACAAGTCACCTGAGAATCTAAACTTTCACTAGGAGCCTGTTTGAGATGTCTCATCATGTATTGGTGTAACACCATCGAtgacctttacagagtcttggcaGGGAGTGAGAAAATGGCCTCAGCATTTCTCGAATCTATGATATATAATACGAAGCAGCATGAAGGGTGCTCACTTTTGaattctgacattttcagagTGATGTGCCTGCATGGACTGAACAATAGTCTCCACATCTGTTACAAACGTGTCCAGCAATTTAGATGCTTCAGAGTCTCCCAGTAAGCTGTTTGTAAAGGGGTTGACAGATCTCAGAGCTTCGCTCACTGCCTTTCTAGCCTTTGTCTGGAAAGACACACTGGAGAGTTTCTTCATATTTATAACTGGAAGACTCTGGGTAGATTCACTGTTGGTGGTGCTGTCCTGCAGACCAGTGGAAaagtgagatgggagagacattgttcactgtctaacaactcagatggtgagggggaacacgaactggtg
This genomic stretch from Oncorhynchus kisutch isolate 150728-3 linkage group LG24, Okis_V2, whole genome shotgun sequence harbors:
- the LOC116356978 gene encoding uncharacterized protein LOC116356978 isoform X2; the encoded protein is MSQPVPRFYLPKGIFTHDWTGLLDTLVQVSKTCQQSSLEQGDMPSSFWRLTKLEIQILLNDVKQSINHMQGTLNTMQGQCIELQTAMSKVVSDESQSDLPWPHHMSQLLLLWREGDTTTGQPLHLSLEIELQTPSKTTEPFNTPKEFMMHTLRGRRNRITPSTLTKTQRRRNYPTPRERERVTSIKHSQKVEVEEALDRWRLPQRPFLLFM
- the LOC116356978 gene encoding uncharacterized protein LOC116356978 isoform X1 — its product is MVHFSASLEVAPWLGYSGIFTHDWTGLLDTLVQVSKTCQQSSLEQGDMPSSFWRLTKLEIQILLNDVKQSINHMQGTLNTMQGQCIELQTAMSKVVSDESQSDLPWPHHMSQLLLLWREGDTTTGQPLHLSLEIELQTPSKTTEPFNTPKEFMMHTLRGRRNRITPSTLTKTQRRRNYPTPRERERVTSIKHSQKVEVEEALDRWRLPQRPFLLFM
- the LOC116356978 gene encoding uncharacterized protein LOC116356978 isoform X3 gives rise to the protein MRTMLSCSWLIDGSLLSFFGSCSLVGVFGYLHARLDRPFGYACPSEQDLPAELTGAGRHAVILLAPDKSDLPWPHHMSQLLLLWREGDTTTGQPLHLSLEIELQTPSKTTEPFNTPKEFMMHTLRGRRNRITPSTLTKTQRRRNYPTPRERERVTSIKHSQKVEVEEALDRWRLPQRPFLLFM